Proteins encoded by one window of Hymenobacter sp. J193:
- a CDS encoding SusE domain-containing protein, which produces MKRLTHPLLFLLLLASGLLSGCKDDDKALDGTITPVSNFIAPGDNTFVRLDPASNAAITFEWSQARAADGTLVLYEVMFDEEGGDFSSPVYTSTSGTNGQDTKLVLTHGDLNRIANLAGIKAQDKGKLKWTVNASKGVNVLPATASRVIELERPAGFATIPANLYLTGSGTEAGTDLSKAMPFKRISAGVFELYTRLSPGEVKLVDQTTGTPTAYYMEGNKLREGDQATSPAATPAVYRVQLDFNNSAATLTEIVSVGLWVSAENKVKADLPYVGNGVWKAENTPIEFFQESWGRDERYKFLLTEKDAAGVTSKRYLGSTNSDNQRATASSPASYFHLVPGPDSQYDYAFKFQSEADGKNADITVMLQPDGPYTHQVTIR; this is translated from the coding sequence ATGAAAAGGCTCACCCACCCTTTGCTGTTCCTGCTGCTGCTGGCCAGCGGTCTGCTCTCCGGCTGTAAGGACGACGATAAGGCCCTCGATGGCACTATCACGCCGGTATCGAACTTTATTGCGCCCGGCGACAATACCTTCGTGCGCCTCGACCCTGCATCCAACGCCGCCATCACGTTCGAGTGGAGCCAGGCCCGCGCCGCCGACGGCACGCTGGTGCTCTACGAAGTAATGTTCGATGAGGAAGGCGGCGACTTTTCCAGCCCGGTCTACACCAGCACATCGGGCACCAACGGCCAGGACACCAAGCTAGTGCTGACCCACGGCGACCTGAACCGCATTGCCAACCTGGCCGGCATCAAGGCGCAGGACAAAGGCAAGCTGAAATGGACCGTGAATGCCTCCAAAGGCGTGAACGTGTTGCCCGCTACGGCCTCACGCGTAATCGAGCTGGAGCGCCCAGCCGGTTTCGCCACTATTCCCGCTAACCTGTACCTGACCGGCTCGGGAACCGAGGCGGGCACTGACCTGAGCAAGGCCATGCCCTTCAAGCGTATCTCGGCGGGCGTATTTGAGCTCTATACCCGCCTGAGCCCCGGCGAAGTGAAGCTGGTTGACCAGACCACAGGTACGCCTACGGCCTACTACATGGAAGGCAACAAGCTGCGCGAGGGCGACCAGGCGACCAGCCCGGCCGCTACGCCTGCGGTGTACCGCGTTCAGCTCGACTTCAACAACTCCGCCGCGACCCTAACCGAGATTGTGTCGGTTGGCCTGTGGGTGTCTGCTGAAAACAAGGTAAAGGCTGATCTTCCCTACGTGGGCAATGGCGTTTGGAAAGCGGAGAATACGCCCATTGAGTTCTTCCAGGAAAGCTGGGGCCGCGATGAGCGCTACAAGTTTTTGCTGACCGAGAAAGACGCCGCCGGCGTGACCAGCAAACGTTACCTGGGCAGCACCAACTCCGACAATCAGCGCGCCACGGCCAGCAGCCCGGCCTCCTACTTTCACCTCGTGCCCGGCCCGGACAGCCAGTATGACTATGCCTTTAAGTTTCAGTCGGAGGCCGATGGCAAAAACGCGGATATCACCGTCATGCTTCAGCCCGACGGCCCCTACACGCACCAGGTAACTATCCGCTAA
- a CDS encoding glycoside hydrolase family 76 protein: MVSLTASRIAGALLSLVLLCSCKEPIDDVITKPPTPPVTAAPANWAARADSAQNALRQGFFTAGQYYAKNNAGDAGFNYWWQAHGLDVLMDGYKRTSSSDYLTQAQQLQAGAKAKNGNTYLNEFYDDMEWQALACLRAFQLTGDPAYKATAKLLWEDIKTGWNEQQGGGIAWKKTQRDYKNTPANAPAAILAARLYLLDKNPDDLAWAEKIYQWQKAKLVDPATGLVWDGINRTGDGQIDKNWRFTYCQGVYIGAGQALYQATKKPEYLADATRTANFVLGDADMAPGGILKNENAGDGGLFKGILVRYLAQLAVEPDVSATNRTSYINFLKFNGESSWKRGARRPPGLFNTNWTTLPQGAVESSTQMSGVMLMEVMADLQARKLL, encoded by the coding sequence ATGGTTTCACTTACCGCTTCCCGTATTGCCGGTGCGCTTCTGAGCCTAGTGCTGCTGTGCTCCTGCAAGGAGCCCATCGACGACGTAATCACCAAGCCCCCGACTCCGCCGGTAACGGCGGCTCCGGCCAACTGGGCCGCCCGGGCCGACTCGGCGCAGAATGCCCTGCGGCAGGGCTTTTTCACGGCGGGCCAGTACTACGCCAAAAACAACGCCGGCGACGCGGGCTTCAACTACTGGTGGCAGGCCCACGGTCTGGACGTGCTGATGGACGGCTACAAGCGCACCAGCAGCTCCGACTACCTGACCCAGGCGCAGCAGCTGCAAGCAGGTGCCAAAGCCAAAAACGGCAACACCTACCTCAACGAGTTCTACGACGACATGGAGTGGCAGGCGCTGGCCTGCCTGCGCGCCTTCCAGCTTACCGGCGACCCGGCCTATAAAGCCACTGCCAAGTTGCTCTGGGAAGACATCAAAACCGGCTGGAACGAGCAGCAGGGCGGCGGCATAGCCTGGAAGAAAACCCAGCGCGACTACAAGAACACGCCCGCCAACGCACCCGCCGCCATTCTGGCCGCCCGCCTCTACCTGCTCGACAAAAACCCGGATGACTTAGCCTGGGCCGAGAAGATCTACCAGTGGCAGAAGGCCAAGCTGGTGGACCCAGCCACCGGCCTGGTATGGGACGGCATCAACCGCACCGGCGACGGGCAGATCGATAAAAACTGGCGCTTTACTTACTGCCAGGGCGTGTACATCGGAGCGGGACAGGCCCTTTATCAGGCCACGAAAAAACCAGAATACCTGGCCGATGCTACGCGCACAGCCAACTTCGTGCTCGGCGATGCGGACATGGCGCCCGGGGGCATCCTGAAAAACGAGAATGCCGGCGACGGGGGCTTGTTCAAAGGCATTCTGGTGCGCTACCTGGCCCAGCTGGCCGTGGAGCCCGACGTGAGTGCCACCAACCGCACGAGCTACATCAACTTTCTGAAGTTCAACGGCGAGTCGTCCTGGAAACGTGGGGCCCGCCGCCCGCCGGGCCTGTTCAACACCAACTGGACCACTCTGCCCCAGGGCGCAGTGGAGTCCTCCACGCAGATGAGCGGCGTGATGCTGATGGAAGTAATGGCTGATTTACAGGCTCGCAAGCTCCTGTAG
- a CDS encoding glycoside hydrolase family 76 protein, producing MNQKDAACRFREPIKASAGLKRKTTRLLLPALLLTLLSGCQKEVVPTNSGAAVPATQASALAVATKSEALLALSSYHNKYYNQYGTYGPSFKANYWFDMAKTKRMDFWTQAEAIETVIDAYNVNPTVEYKNKVQYLYHGMRDAYGLTWSNNEFNDDIIWGSIMCLRAYEIWNDGGMLTMARQNFDLVWARGWDTNLGGGLWWKTDKLSKNTCVNAPAVICAMKLYKATGDVSYRNKAKMIMDWMVPRFYVASTGEVKGAMNTSGQIYEGALLYTQGTFIGAANELRPYYSTPDYRAMGLKAMDYARTSLSKTPGGILQDEDGTLDTQGGKSIFARWACIFVKDTGTAANYGPWLDANAAQAWSIRNSNGIMWNLWSIRTSDTENLNSWRTNGGVSMMLNLYRFR from the coding sequence ATGAACCAGAAAGACGCTGCTTGCCGCTTCCGTGAACCTATCAAGGCTTCTGCCGGGCTGAAAAGGAAAACCACCCGGCTCCTGCTGCCGGCCCTGCTGCTGACCTTGCTCAGCGGCTGCCAGAAGGAGGTAGTGCCCACAAACTCCGGGGCGGCGGTGCCCGCCACGCAGGCCAGCGCCCTGGCCGTGGCCACAAAAAGCGAAGCCCTGCTGGCCTTGAGCAGCTACCACAACAAGTACTACAACCAGTACGGCACGTACGGCCCCTCCTTCAAGGCCAACTATTGGTTTGATATGGCCAAAACCAAGCGAATGGATTTCTGGACGCAGGCGGAGGCCATTGAAACTGTCATCGATGCCTACAACGTGAACCCGACCGTTGAGTACAAAAACAAAGTCCAGTACCTGTACCACGGCATGCGCGACGCCTACGGCCTGACGTGGAGCAACAACGAGTTCAACGATGACATCATCTGGGGCTCCATTATGTGCCTGCGGGCCTACGAAATCTGGAATGATGGAGGAATGCTGACCATGGCCCGGCAAAACTTCGACCTGGTATGGGCCCGGGGCTGGGACACGAACCTGGGCGGCGGCCTGTGGTGGAAAACGGACAAGCTCTCCAAGAACACCTGCGTGAATGCCCCGGCCGTGATTTGCGCCATGAAGCTGTACAAAGCCACCGGCGACGTGAGCTACCGCAACAAAGCCAAGATGATTATGGACTGGATGGTGCCCCGGTTTTACGTGGCCTCGACCGGGGAAGTGAAAGGCGCTATGAACACGTCGGGCCAAATCTACGAGGGGGCGCTGCTGTACACGCAGGGCACCTTCATTGGGGCGGCCAACGAGCTGCGGCCCTACTACAGCACCCCCGACTACCGGGCCATGGGCCTGAAAGCCATGGATTATGCCCGCACGAGCCTGTCGAAGACGCCGGGCGGCATCCTGCAGGACGAAGACGGCACGCTGGACACCCAGGGTGGGAAATCCATCTTCGCCCGGTGGGCCTGCATATTTGTAAAAGACACGGGCACGGCGGCCAACTACGGCCCCTGGCTGGACGCCAATGCCGCCCAGGCCTGGTCCATCCGCAACTCCAACGGCATCATGTGGAATCTGTGGAGCATCCGCACGTCCGACACGGAAAACCTGAACTCCTGGCGCACGAACGGCGGCGTGTCGATGATGCTCAACCTGTACCGCTTCCGGTAG
- the fucP gene encoding L-fucose:H+ symporter permease, with the protein MPATAPPVTAARPAFTERRFVLTFVFVASLFLLWEVAITMGDVLNRHFQSVLNVSKADSGLVQFSIFGAYALMGIPAGLFMQRFGYKNGVLLGLGLYAAGAFLFIPAANAGSFLFFRGALFVLACGLATLETVAHPFIAALGDQRSSDQRINFAQSFNGLGAVIGPVIGGYFILRAGQGGASEGLQAVKTLYLIIGAVILAVAVGFALVRVPPLPTDPHAAELAPGEEPVLAADTPSLFSRRHFRWAVAAQFFNAAAQGGTWAFFINYGVEKMSLSAERAAYFFAFSMVLMMVGRFIGTALMRVIAPARLLAIAAGANIVLCLIIAQGWGAVSFGALLLLNFFFSIMFPTVFSLGLKDLGPRTQQGSSFIITGVVGAAVFPYLMGQVANHDIAAAYYLPIICYVVILLFGAKYHQVQPR; encoded by the coding sequence ATGCCCGCTACCGCCCCTCCTGTCACTGCTGCCCGGCCCGCCTTTACCGAGCGGCGCTTCGTGCTCACGTTCGTTTTTGTGGCCTCACTGTTCCTGCTTTGGGAAGTGGCCATCACGATGGGCGACGTGCTCAACCGCCACTTCCAGAGCGTGCTGAACGTGAGCAAGGCCGACTCCGGGCTGGTGCAGTTTTCCATCTTCGGGGCCTACGCCCTGATGGGCATTCCGGCCGGGCTGTTCATGCAGCGGTTTGGGTACAAGAACGGGGTGCTGCTGGGGCTGGGCCTGTACGCGGCCGGGGCGTTTCTGTTTATTCCGGCGGCTAATGCGGGTTCCTTCCTGTTTTTTCGGGGCGCATTGTTTGTGCTGGCCTGCGGGCTGGCCACGCTCGAAACCGTGGCGCACCCGTTCATAGCCGCGCTGGGCGACCAGCGCAGCAGCGACCAGCGCATCAACTTTGCCCAGTCGTTCAATGGCCTGGGCGCCGTTATCGGGCCGGTTATCGGTGGCTACTTTATTTTGCGGGCGGGCCAGGGTGGTGCGTCCGAGGGCTTGCAGGCCGTCAAAACCCTTTATCTCATCATCGGGGCCGTTATTCTGGCGGTGGCCGTTGGCTTTGCGCTGGTGCGGGTGCCGCCCCTGCCCACCGACCCCCACGCCGCCGAGCTGGCGCCCGGGGAGGAGCCGGTGCTGGCCGCCGACACCCCCTCCCTCTTCAGCCGGCGCCACTTCCGCTGGGCCGTGGCCGCGCAGTTTTTCAACGCTGCGGCTCAGGGCGGCACCTGGGCGTTCTTCATCAACTACGGAGTGGAGAAAATGAGCCTCAGCGCCGAGCGGGCCGCGTACTTTTTCGCCTTCAGCATGGTGCTGATGATGGTGGGCCGCTTTATCGGCACGGCGCTGATGCGCGTGATTGCGCCGGCCCGGCTGCTGGCCATTGCGGCGGGGGCTAATATCGTGCTCTGCCTGATTATTGCCCAGGGCTGGGGTGCGGTATCGTTCGGGGCGCTGCTGCTGCTCAATTTCTTTTTCAGCATCATGTTCCCAACCGTCTTCAGCCTGGGCCTGAAAGACCTGGGGCCGCGTACGCAGCAAGGGTCCTCGTTCATCATCACGGGCGTGGTGGGTGCGGCGGTTTTTCCCTACCTCATGGGCCAGGTTGCCAACCATGATATTGCGGCGGCCTACTACCTGCCCATCATCTGCTACGTCGTGATTCTGCTCTTCGGTGCCAAGTACCACCAGGTGCAGCCCCGCTAA